A genome region from Triticum aestivum cultivar Chinese Spring chromosome 2B, IWGSC CS RefSeq v2.1, whole genome shotgun sequence includes the following:
- the LOC123045441 gene encoding U-box domain-containing protein 27, producing the protein MVRKEKTTTGMRLPPQHQGLEVKIPSFFRCPISLDVMRSPVSLCTGVTYDRASIQRWLDSGNTTCPATMLHLPSTDLTPNLTLRSLISHWSASAASCSPVAGSAAFFAGPSPAALVRQVASSGADPSAALRELAAYLSDDDVDEFEKNALVGAGSAAETVAFVLRRKGEQISVAGVEAAVRVLAAIVALDGIEDPNKKRVAAGLAVDAAASAASLARVLRGGSGLEARIDAARLAEFLLANAGAEAKVAVAESSELVAELVRLVGPVDEKGGLDKKAMDTGLSCLAAIAGSRRAARADMVRLGAVPAAARALHATTEPSSSAKALRILESAVGCAEGRAALCKDAEQTVPAVLDKMMKSGRDGAEAAVAVLWAVCHKYKDRRAAEAAAASEGGLTRLILLLQSGCSAAARQMALELLKIYKVNAKSCLAGYDSKTAHIMPF; encoded by the coding sequence ATGGTCAGGAAGGAGAAGACCACCACCGGCATGAGGCTCCCGCCCCAGCACCAGGGGCTGGAGGTCAAGATCCCCAGCTTCTTCCGCTGCCCGATCTCGCTCGACGTCATGCGCTCGCCGGTCAGCCTCTGCACCGGCGTCACGTACGACCGCGCCTCCATACAGAGGTGGCTCGACTCCGGCAACACCACCTGCCCGGCCACCATGCTCCATCTCCCCTCCACGGACCTCACGCCCAACCTCACCCTCCGCAGCCTCATCTCCCACTggtccgcctccgccgcctcctgctcGCCCGTCGCCGGATCCGCCGCGTTCTTCGCCGGCCCCTCCCCCGCGGCGCTCGTCCGCCAGGtcgcctcctccggcgccgacCCCTCCGCCGCGCTCCGCGAGCTGGCGGCCTATCTGTCCGACGACGACGTCGACGAGTTCGAGAAGAACGCGCTCGTGGGCGCCGGCTCCGCCGCGGAGACCGTCGCGTTCGTGCTTAGACGGAAGGGGGAGCAGATAAGCGTCGCGGGTGTGGAGGCGGCCGTGCGGGTTCTCGCCGCGATCGTGGCGCTCGATGGCATCGAGGACCCGAACAAGAAGCGGGTTGCCGCCGGCCTCGCCGTGGACGCGGCGGCATCGGCAGCGTCGCTGGCCCGAGTCCTGCGGGGCGGGAGCGGCTTGGAGGCCAGAATTGACGCGGCGAGGCTCGCGGAGTTCTTGCTCGCCAATGCCGGCGCCGAGGCCAAGGTGGCTGTGGCCGAATCGTCCGAGCTGGTGGCGGAGCTGGTACGGCTTGTCGGCCCCGTCGACGAGAAGGGCGGCCTTGACAAGAAGGCCATGGACACCGGCCTCAGCTGCCTTGCGGCCATCGCAGGGTCGCGACGCGCGGCGCGCGCCGACATGGTGCGCCTCGGCGCTGTCCCGGCCGCGGCGCGCGCGCTCCACGCCACGACGGAGCCTAGCTCGTCAGCAAAAGCCCTCCGGATCCTTGAGTCCGCCGTGGGCTGCGCGGAGGGCCGGGCGGCGCTGTGCAAGGACGCGGAGCAGACCGTTCCTGCCGTGCTCGACAAGATGATGAAGTCCGGGCGCGACGGCGCCGAGGCCGCGGTGGCCGTGCTCTGGGCGGTGTGCCACAAGTACAAGGACCGCAGGGCCGCGGAGGCCGCAGCGGCGTCCGAGGGCGGTCTGACGAGGCTGATCCTGCTGCTGCAGAGCGGAtgctcggcggcggcgaggcagaTGGCGCTGGAGCTGCTCAAGATTTACAAGGTGAACGCCAAGAGCTGCCTCGCCGGCTACGATTCCAAAACCGCTCACATCATGCCGTTCTAG